The DNA region GTGTACCAAGCCGGCTTTCCTTCTCATCTGACCCCTTTTTAGTGAAGTTGCACCATTGAGCTATTGTTTTGAGTCAGGTTACAAGTTCTGAACTTTACCCCTCCTTATCTTTGCAAAGCTTCTGAGTATTTTTTTTCTCTTTGGTGTTCCATAGAATCCATGTGTCCATGTTCCATATAATTTGCCCTGTCTTGATACATGGCTTGGTCTTTAGTCTTTAACCTCAGTTTCATATACGGTGACACTCCCGcccccctcctcactgtcttccatatgctaacaagagtcctcaatgaAGGTAAGATATATGTACTGCATTGTGGCTAGTACAAAGAGTGGTATtccgtataaaatgtatttttaagttaatatttttgggggtgtggaatggattaattcaatttacattatttctaatgggaaaatttgtttagtCACGAATTTTCGAGTTACGgcccgtctctgggaatggattaaattcataaGTGGAGGTACCTCTGTATAGTTGGCCAGGCAGTAGTGCACATATGACTTTTGGGACTTTTTAATGCTAATTTTTCTGGGACCAAATAAATAAAAGGAGGATTTTCTCTTTCAGGTTTTTGCTTACAAAGTAGTTGAGTTAGAGAGTAAGAAGAACAATTACATCTTGATCAACAATATTGGCACGGCTCATTCTGACAATGAAAACACTTGCAaaggaagtgatgctgccaagatAGGGCTTCTAACTTGCATACTTGCAGGCATATTTATGACTGGTGAATTGATGCCTGAAGGTGAGTGTAGCTTTTCAGTTTAATTTGTTCTTTTTAATTATATTGTTCACATGTGATAAATTTTTCTAGACCTCTACAATAAATCACAATCGGATATGAGCAAGGACTTCCAATTGACAAAGGAAAACAATGCTACACTCAGTATTAATAAAATCTAAATACTGTACAATGCTTTGGCATTGAAAAATTGTAAACTGTAAACTGAGTACAGGATACAAGACTGATCTCCTCATAGAAAGGCATGACCTAGTCATAAAGCTACGAGTAACGTAAGAAAATAGAGATCCTTTACAGTCCACATAAAACCAACGAAACGGTTAAACTGTGGTACCAGGACTGCCTGAAAACAAAAAGAGAAAGTGTAACGTTTTAGagtagagatgagagagataataaTTCAGGAAGAACTATTTGTAAGTCAGGAAGTATTCCTGGATCTTCATGATACCTGGTAGAACATTCCCAGCCACCCGCAAAGTTCAGGGATTCGCTGGGGTCTAGAAAGGAGCATGGGGATTTATGTATTGTAATTCTACTCCTTATGTTTTTTCTACAGTGAATGGGTGAAGCATAATAGCCCCTATATTTAAATATCtaaaatttttaataatttcCAAAAGTAAAAAGTAGAGTAGATAGGCaatgggaaaactcttcattatgcAAGTGAATTTTTAAGAGTTTTTTGCATACTCTATAATCTGTAAATTAATGCAGATTGATCCACAAATCATTTTATGTGGTAAGAATGCTATGTGTTGCATGTAATGTGATTGGTTTCAAATGTTTAAGATATGATGCTCatgtatgtttagttttactaatttgtatcgctatataatatatatatatatatatatatataaataatatacacattTGTGCAGCTTACATGATTAAACAAACTTTCAGAGAGTTTTCCCTCTCTTTGAGGTCGAGAACATGATGATTTCTTAGCACACCTCATTAGTTTAAGTCTGATGTGTTGCACAATGGGAAACTTGTACATTTAATATTTTACTTGTACTTATTTCATTAATTAACTCAGAATTGCTTTCTCAGGTTCAATGAAGGAATATCTTAAAAAGTTGGATATTGATCTGGATTCGAAAGAAGTACATCCTGCTTTTGGCAATATCTCAAAACTCATAAATCAGGTGAGGGTTTATTGTAAGTATTACTGTATTCATCAGTATGTATAGACAGATGTTCACCTTTACCCTTAGGCAGTGGCCATGGAGTCATACTCTCCCCTATATGCAAAAAAGAGATTCCCCCAAAAAATTTGTCATTATAAAATTACTAATTTGTATTCAGAATCTAAATAAAACGCAAAATTAAGTGAATACTCTATTGCTTCACTGAGTGGAGACGCTCTGCAAGGCTTCGTCTAGCATTTGTCAACGCCTCATGCTCGACTTTGCTGTTTTATTGATTATTTTATCACATGTTTTTCTTTATAAAAAACTTTCTTTGAATTTAAATATTCACATTTGCATCATATGgtacatgtaaaacccagacgATAATTATTTAAATTGTCCTATGAAGATGACAACATTCCCCAAGTAAAATTCATAACAATAACTGCATTTTTATCATGAAATGGTAGCAGGATTTTTTCATGAATCAAGATAAACTCCATAACATCCACATAGACCTATTATATTCATATTTGCATCATATatatgtaaaacccagacaataattttTTAAATCTTTATATGGTGACTATTAAGCTGTGAATCAACAATTGATGATAACCGGTGTCTAAGGGTTAAAGGGTTAACAAACTCCTGATTGATCTCATTCATGTATGGAATTTACCTCGACTATTACATTGGCTAATGCATTATGCTGCTGTTCTTGCTTCACTCTGAAGATGGTTTTTATATCTTAGTCTGATGTGCAGCATCTATCTGTGCCCCCTCATTTTGGTCTCTGATCTATCAAAGAGCCTGTCTTTTTTCACCATGTTAATACAGTACCTCTTAAGTATCTTGCATGTTGTAAAATTGTTCCTTTTTATGCTTATTGTATTGTGATAGCTCTTTCAGCCTGTCCTTGTAGCTCAGGTCATTTATTTGGttcatagtagtaggcatccatcagtctcagaagactatggagttggcaggtactctggtgtcggcctggtctggagtggcttcaccagggcgcaaagccagggtaggttgattcggggagaagctgttacccaggcagcaggtccccctctccacggtgctgaaagtctccaatggaaaggcatacgccaatacgattggttccagtgccgtcgcaggaactgagaGTTCCGGGGATGACCTCATAGGGGATAGGTTGACCTAACCCCTATGAGGTCATAGTAATGACTATGGGAAAATGCATGCCCTCTGCTTTGACCAAGCCATGGTAACCTCTCAGGCTTGAGCTGTGTCCTGTGCTCATCCACGGTAGTTCTGGATATTGCGGCCTGTCTTGGCCTTTCTGAAGGAAAGATGGAGTTCTTGTGATTGTATGTTCTAGGGAAGGTCTTTGGCTATTTTTAACTCTCTTAGAAGATTCTTTTGGCTATAATTTCACTCATCTGGTTATTAGGATTTCCACTCAAGTAGGTATGTCTGCATTGGGATCTATTGGTTTTTATTCACATGTGCAATGGTGGTGGTCCCATGTGTATGAAGTGTACTGACCTAGTGATCTGTGTTTTTTTTAGGGTTCTTGTCATTCATTTGTATTTTGCAATACCTCGCAAAACAAAACAGACTGCACAGActgcatctcaagataacctcaagatatggtttACCTGCTGGGTTTGATCTTGCTTTTGCTTGCCAAAAAAGACAAAAGATTGTGGTCTCTTCTGGATTTCTCTTTTAACCCATTTTCCAGGAGGGTCTTGTTACCTCTTCAGTTTAAAGTTTGTGCCCTTCTGGGCTGTCGGTTCCTGGCAGCTGGAATCTTGTGGTTTCCCTATGTATCTGACTCACTCTTGAGGCTGTACACCTGGTCTTCCTGCTCCTTCCTGGTCTTTACCGAGGATTTCTCTACAGGTAATTCTCATGACTAAAGGTTCTGGATTTCAGGAACCTGCCTGGTGCTTTCTTGTCTGAAGGTTTCCTTTGTTTCAACCTGTCTTTGGTTGACTTTACAGGCTAGGGTACATTTTGGGTGGTTCTCCTGAGGATGTCCATCGGCCTCACCAGACTTGTATTATGTTTCTGacgtttggcatattttggggtCCCCCTTTGCCCCAATCCCAGTTTTGCTCAGTTTCCACAGGTCAGCCTTGGCGGCATTTGTTTCCAAAACTGTGAACCCACTTTACTGAGACTTGTGACTTTACAAAAGAAATACGGGAATTGAGGAAAATCAACACGCTTAGAAAAAATGTTAAATGTAATGATATGCATTTTTCTAGTGGGGTCCTAGGTCCCTGGCCTGCATGGTGGGGCTCATTTTGGGCAGCTTTTGAATGGAAAGGGTTAGCTAACTGAGGTAACCTGATCCTCCACCTAGTGTGATGGCCAGATGCAATATGGCTGATATATTTACATCACATAAATGAGCATTTGCATTGTTACCTTTTAGGTTTCTAATTTCTTTCTAACTCATGCTTGTTTTCTTGCACATGTGCATTTTGATAGGTTTTTAAGTTTGCTTTGTTTAATCAATTCAGATTCTTATATTCTAGCTTTTGGTAGGCAAGGTTGGGTCTCAAAGACCTGGTGtgtctctgtaagacatggcttgACCAGCACTTAGCACAGGAAGATACTGAGGGCCCCATCAGAAAAGAATAGTCATCACATTTAATGCTTGATTTTTCTATGTTCCCATTTTGCAAACTTGGTTTGTTTGGCCATGTATCTTTCTCTTTGAAGTTTCTTGTGCCGTGTCTCAATCTTTGTATGTTTGTTCCTTATAACAAGGTTTGTCTCCCATTTCCAAAGCTGAGTTGTGAAGTTTAGTCACCTCCATACTTTATGCACATGAGCTCGGGAAGTATGCTATGCTCACTGTCCTTTTTTTCGTCTATCTCCTGTTTGGAGATTTGGAGCGTGAGAGTTCTGGAGGTCGGCTCGTATCTTTTCTGCTAGATACCTACCGAGTCTTTGCATTCCCAGCAATGATATGTTACACTTACCTGCCTCTCGTTGATCTTATACCAGTTGGAAAGTTGGCTGTTTTGGTGGTAGTTTGACTCGCTACTCCATGGCCCTTCTGTTCCATCTGATAAAGTTCCTCCTACCTTTTTGGTTTTATGTAGTAgaggtttccttcttctattgaaGTTTGCTCAAGGATACAGCTAAGAGGTGTTCTCAGAAATAGGGCATCGAGTGAAACAAATTGCCCATATCTGAGCCATTCTTTATTGCTCCCATTACATTCCTCTTTGTCCAGTCCTTCCCAAGTATTCTTGGCTTGACCTCCATCTACTCCATTTTGGTACTGGTCAGGGAAGCAGCTGAATGTTTTGCCAATAATTAGTAATGTGAGAATTAACATTATTATATTGACATTTTTGGCTAGAGGGAATGTCaagtttaaattgttttatacagTAGTCAGGTGCTCTCTCATTAATGGTTTAAGTTAAAATTCACCACTATCTTCTCCAACTACATGACCAAATAATAGTATTTGAAAAGTTATTTGTCATGTATGGTTGAGGGAAGTATAGTATTCCCTTCTTAGCCAGTCACTAGGTTGTTTCCTTAAGGCAGCAATGTGGGCTCACAAAGACTCATCTCGCTTGCGAGGCTCTGAAGAAAATTCTTTAGAGCCTGACAGGTGGGCCGAGTTTCTGTGAGCCTTACATTGTCTGCCGACTTGAGGAAACAACCGAGCGACTGGCTTAGAAAGAAATACGTTGCTTCCCTCGACCAAGTTTTGTATATctttatgcacaccataattcatATACCATTAAGCCTTAAATTACATAGCAGTATCATGTGTTCAGACAAACCTTCAGATGTTCCTCATATTGTTTTTGTATTGCATGTATATTTTAGCACATTTAAAAAATTTATATAGCTaatagcagagagagagagagagaactattaTTTACATTTATGGTTCACAGGATTTTGTAAGACAGAAATATTTAGAAATAACCCAGGACACGACTGCAGATCCTCCTACCCGTGAATATCGCTGGGGAGAAAGGGCCCACCATGAGCTCTCCAAGAAAGATG from Procambarus clarkii isolate CNS0578487 chromosome 31, FALCON_Pclarkii_2.0, whole genome shotgun sequence includes:
- the MAGE gene encoding non-structural maintenance of chromosomes element 3 homolog isoform X2, with product MMMRRRTIRANLRVRRGHSYRQRIKLNLLIPVKRSDIVKAVLKEHGRQFTAVMAQATDILEKVFAYKVVELESKKNNYILINNIGTAHSDNENTCKGSDAAKIGLLTCILAGIFMTGELMPEGSMKEYLKKLDIDLDSKEVHPAFGNISKLINQDFVRQKYLEITQDTTADPPTREYRWGERAHHELSKKDVLELVCKVYGNNMRPQTWTTQWRVAQGQE
- the MAGE gene encoding non-structural maintenance of chromosomes element 3 homolog isoform X1; translated protein: MSRNKRTVLVIEDDDEEEDYQSQSQSQTGAQLSPEDKTKLAGIVCNFLLVAESKKIPVKRSDIVKAVLKEHGRQFTAVMAQATDILEKVFAYKVVELESKKNNYILINNIGTAHSDNENTCKGSDAAKIGLLTCILAGIFMTGELMPEGSMKEYLKKLDIDLDSKEVHPAFGNISKLINQDFVRQKYLEITQDTTADPPTREYRWGERAHHELSKKDVLELVCKVYGNNMRPQTWTTQWRVAQGQE